One Aneurinibacillus migulanus genomic region harbors:
- the map gene encoding type I methionyl aminopeptidase, which translates to MIILKTAREISLMKEAGEILAACHREIASLIEPGITTREIDSFTEKFLKKHKATPEQKGYRGFPFATCASVNDVIAHGFPNKKPLKNGDIVTIDMVVNLNGWLADSAWTYAVGTISTEAQRLLTVTRECLDLGIEKALAGNRIGDVAHAIQAHAEGAGFSVVRDLLGHGIGQSIHEDPTYMHVGKPGKGVRLKEGMVFTIEPMINVGTYKMYVEDDEWTARTLDGSLSAQYEHTVAITKDGPLVLTQQ; encoded by the coding sequence ATGATTATTCTGAAAACCGCAAGAGAAATCTCACTAATGAAAGAAGCGGGGGAAATTCTCGCGGCTTGCCACAGAGAAATCGCCTCCCTAATAGAGCCAGGCATCACAACGAGGGAAATCGACAGCTTCACGGAAAAATTTCTGAAAAAGCATAAAGCGACTCCCGAACAAAAAGGGTACCGTGGCTTCCCCTTTGCCACCTGTGCCTCTGTTAACGATGTAATCGCCCATGGATTTCCGAACAAAAAACCGCTCAAGAACGGCGATATTGTGACTATTGATATGGTAGTCAACCTGAACGGCTGGCTGGCAGATTCAGCCTGGACATATGCGGTTGGCACGATTTCCACGGAAGCACAGCGACTATTAACAGTGACCCGTGAATGTCTGGATCTGGGCATAGAAAAAGCGCTAGCAGGTAACCGAATCGGTGATGTAGCACATGCCATTCAAGCTCATGCTGAAGGAGCAGGGTTTTCAGTCGTACGCGATCTGCTCGGACATGGCATTGGACAGTCGATACATGAAGATCCTACATACATGCATGTAGGCAAACCGGGCAAAGGCGTCCGTCTGAAGGAAGGCATGGTCTTTACCATCGAACCGATGATAAATGTCGGCACATATAAAATGTATGTCGAAGACGATGAATGGACGGCACGGACCCTCGATGGAAGCCTATCGGCGCAGTATGAACACACCGTTGCCATTACGAAAGATGGCCCGCTCGTCCTGACGCAGCAATAA
- a CDS encoding aldo/keto reductase, protein MANHLAEGTTLSNGVKMPRVGLGVWKSKEGSEVENAVKAAIKAGYRSIDTAAVYGNETGVGKALQECGVPREELFITTKVWNADQGYDSTLQAFETSLNKLGLEYIDLYLIHWPVKGKYKDTWRALEKLYKEERVRAIGVSNFQPHHLDDLMADSEIKPMVNQVEFHPLLNQKELRAYCKKHGIQMEAWSPLGQGGELLKHPVLIEIGDKYGKTAAQVILRWDLQHEIVTIPKSVHEERIIQNADVFDFTLSAEDMERIDALNEDKRIGPDPDNFDF, encoded by the coding sequence ATGGCAAATCATCTCGCGGAAGGTACAACACTCAGCAACGGTGTCAAAATGCCCCGGGTTGGCCTTGGAGTATGGAAATCGAAGGAAGGTAGCGAAGTAGAAAATGCGGTTAAAGCAGCCATAAAAGCAGGCTATCGTAGCATTGATACCGCGGCAGTCTATGGCAATGAGACAGGGGTCGGCAAGGCGCTTCAAGAGTGTGGTGTGCCGCGCGAAGAACTATTTATCACCACGAAAGTCTGGAATGCGGACCAGGGTTACGATTCCACGCTGCAAGCGTTCGAGACAAGCCTGAACAAGCTGGGCCTCGAATATATCGACCTGTACCTCATTCATTGGCCAGTTAAAGGAAAATACAAAGATACATGGCGTGCTCTCGAGAAATTGTATAAAGAAGAACGTGTACGCGCCATCGGTGTCAGCAATTTCCAACCGCATCATCTTGACGATTTGATGGCAGACAGCGAGATTAAGCCAATGGTGAACCAGGTGGAATTTCATCCTCTCCTCAACCAAAAAGAACTGCGCGCTTACTGCAAAAAACACGGAATCCAGATGGAAGCATGGAGCCCACTGGGACAGGGTGGCGAGTTGCTGAAACATCCCGTACTAATAGAAATCGGGGACAAATACGGAAAAACGGCGGCCCAGGTCATTCTGCGCTGGGATTTGCAGCATGAAATCGTTACAATTCCTAAATCCGTGCATGAAGAACGAATTATCCAAAATGCGGATGTATTCGACTTCACATTATCAGCAGAAGATATGGAACGAATCGATGCACTAAACGAAGACAAGCGCATCGGTCCCGATCCGGATAATTTTGATTTTTAA
- a CDS encoding UDP-N-acetylmuramoyl-tripeptide--D-alanyl-D-alanine ligase has translation MPKTLILSKPVIAITGSAGKTTTKEMIASILRTRWRIFASYRSFNQHTCSARNAKRIRPFHRAAVLEFGMGARGQIRKHCQFIRPNMGVVTNVGTAHIGNVGGSVRGIAQAKSELIKYMKQTGYLVTNADDLNSELLETKKFQGTIVTVGIKKKANFQAGNIRYEKSGMRFDIQLDKKLQSFYIPIYGEHNVYNALNAIAIAHKLGFTPEEIRSGLASYKRTPHRLNVFRYGRGLTLIDDSCSANPNAVRAALEVLNKIDGKTKVAVLGTMLAMGKYSSEAHGEVGKCVADTGIDYLYTYGKKAQLIALSAIRCGFPAKRIRMFETEEELRRAVLACLKPNTVILLKASHKIGLEKTVHYVKERAISKGWKQLI, from the coding sequence GTGCCTAAAACGCTCATTTTGAGTAAGCCTGTCATTGCCATTACTGGCAGCGCCGGAAAAACAACGACGAAAGAAATGATTGCCTCTATCCTGAGAACCCGATGGCGTATTTTTGCATCATACCGCAGCTTTAACCAGCATACGTGTTCTGCGCGCAACGCGAAGCGGATCCGCCCATTTCATCGTGCTGCAGTACTTGAGTTCGGTATGGGTGCACGCGGACAAATTCGAAAGCATTGTCAGTTCATCCGTCCGAATATGGGGGTTGTTACAAATGTCGGCACAGCGCATATTGGAAACGTAGGTGGAAGTGTGCGAGGCATCGCCCAGGCGAAATCCGAATTGATAAAGTATATGAAGCAAACGGGCTATTTGGTGACAAATGCGGACGATTTAAATTCCGAACTGTTGGAGACAAAAAAGTTCCAGGGTACGATTGTCACGGTCGGCATTAAAAAGAAAGCCAATTTCCAGGCGGGCAATATTCGCTATGAGAAGAGCGGAATGAGATTTGATATACAGCTCGACAAGAAGCTGCAATCGTTTTATATTCCGATTTACGGAGAGCACAATGTGTATAATGCGCTGAATGCTATTGCTATCGCCCATAAGCTTGGATTTACGCCGGAAGAAATACGCTCTGGGCTTGCCTCGTACAAGCGGACACCGCACCGTCTAAATGTCTTCCGTTATGGAAGAGGGCTGACGTTGATTGATGATTCATGCAGTGCCAACCCGAACGCCGTACGGGCTGCGCTTGAGGTATTGAACAAAATAGACGGGAAAACGAAGGTTGCTGTGCTGGGTACGATGCTTGCGATGGGCAAGTATTCGTCCGAAGCCCATGGGGAAGTCGGGAAATGCGTAGCAGATACCGGCATTGATTATTTGTATACGTATGGTAAAAAGGCTCAGCTTATTGCATTAAGTGCGATCCGCTGCGGTTTTCCGGCCAAGAGGATTAGGATGTTCGAGACGGAGGAGGAGCTTCGTCGGGCGGTTCTTGCCTGTTTAAAACCAAACACTGTCATTCTGCTCAAAGCATCTCACAAAATCGGATTGGAGAAAACAGTACATTATGTAAAAGAGCGGGCAATAAGCAAAGGATGGAAGCAGTTGATATGA